Proteins found in one Triticum urartu cultivar G1812 chromosome 4, Tu2.1, whole genome shotgun sequence genomic segment:
- the LOC125553264 gene encoding LOW QUALITY PROTEIN: transducin beta-like protein 2 (The sequence of the model RefSeq protein was modified relative to this genomic sequence to represent the inferred CDS: deleted 1 base in 1 codon): MASALSVPLLSALLGGAVALVFLAGYLRRKRADIAHLPPSAAAAAPDLPKQVRPAGQNKKGGGHARVHHHHTPAADKEAAKKHHHLDVNTLRGHTDCVTALDFSTDACNLATVCADGVVRVFRIDDASSKSFKILKINLPAGAHPTAIAYSEGSSSVVVAAQALLGSSLYMYADVGAPPTGGNKQQGKLSPPEIKWDHKKIHGKESVLNLAAARATHGTGDGSTIVISCSEATDIKIWHGKSGKELGTVDTNQLKNNMADISPNGRFIAAAAFTADVKVWEIVYSKDSSVKEVNRVMQLKGHKSAVTSLCFTPILRRLLLRRKMVPSEYGISM, encoded by the exons ATGGCGTCCGCGCTCTCCGTGCCGCTCCTCTCGGCGCTGCTCGGCGGGGCCGTCGCGCTCGTCTTCCTCGCCGGGTACCTGCGCCGCAAGCGCGCCGACATCGCGCACCTGCccccctccgccgccgccgccgcgccggaccTGCCCAAGCAGGTCCGCCCCGCCGGCCAGAACAAGAAGGGCGGAGGGCACGCCCGcgtccaccaccaccacacccccgCCGCCGACAAG GAGGCGGCCAAGAAGCACCACCACCTCGACGTCAACACCCTGAGGGGCCACACCGACTGCGTCACCGCGCTCGACTTCTCCACCGACGCCTGCAACCTAGCCACCG TATGCGCGGATGGGGTTGTGAGAGTATTCAGGATCGACGATGCATCAAGCAAGAGCTTTAA GATTCTCAAGATAAACTTGCCTGCTGGGGCACATCCCACTGCCATCGCTTACTCAGAAGGGTCATCATCCGTTGTTGTGGCAGCACAGGCGCTGTTAGGCTCGTCGCTCTACATGTATGCGGATGTTGGTGCTCCTCCAACTGGGGGAAACAAACAGCAGGGCAAGCTTTCTCCTCCTGAGATCAAGTGGGACCACAAAAAGATTCACGGCAAGGAGTCGGTGCTGAACCTTGCGGCAGCTCGTGCGACTCATGGGACTGGTGATGGGAGCACAATAGTGATTTCTTGCTCTGAAG CAACTGATATCAAAATATGGCATGGAAAGAGTGGCAAAGAGTTGGGAACAGTTGACACTAATCAGTTGAAAAACAATATGGCTGACATATCCCCAAATGGTCGCTTCATTGCTGCTGCAGCTTTCACTGCTGATGTCAAG GTGTGGGAGATTGTTTATTCGAAGGATAGTTCAGTGAAGGAGGTTAACAGGGTTATGCAGCTCAAGGGTCACAA
- the LOC125553265 gene encoding uncharacterized protein LOC125553265, producing the protein MDGAAHIASDSSEDDRASSSASSTGSASWRSWPHKWIHLRGRRRRRPLSARRGEGGEANGKGDGDDVQDLALPLGRCPSRRFLPRLSYDRTSGVKAKLLPMVPNEKARRYQLYEKTPAHAHSILYEVKSFPLNIFGTKMVVMSARRSCAYCWLLIL; encoded by the exons ATGGATGGGGCCGCCCACATCGCTAGCGACTCCTCGGAGGACGACAGGGCCTCCTCCTCCGCGTCCTCTACCGGTTCGGCCTCCTGGCGCTCCTGGCCGCACAAGTGGATTCACCTGCGggggcgccggcgccggcgcccgTTGTCCGCTCGGAGAGGAGAGGGCGGTGAAGCCAACGGCAAGGGCGACGGTGACGATGTGCAGGACCTCGCGCTGCCGCTGGGGAGATGTCCTTCGCGGCGGTTCTTGCCC AGGTTATCATATGACAGAACGTCTGGGGTGAAAGCTAAGCTACTTCCAATG GTCCCAAATGAGAAGGCAAGAAGGTATCAGCTGTATGAGAAGACCCCCGCACATGCCCATTCCATTCTCTATGAAGTCAAAAGTTTCCCACTGAATATATTTGGTACTAAAATGGTCGTTATGTCAGCACGACGATCGTGTGCCTATTGTTGGCTCTTAATTCTTTAG